A single Ciona intestinalis unplaced genomic scaffold, KH HT000037.2, whole genome shotgun sequence DNA region contains:
- the LOC100184358 gene encoding DNA polymerase alpha catalytic subunit: MLLSSGAKKKVEKNIDLSNDALLGDILQEINTQSSDVLSTPRPPVVLRKKKKFKPTAIESKWSPQTSSAPTTSNLISQPSSLPKKMKPRKIVAPIPALHDSPSHNEPCVEINTPPAKRTKLDLDNAEFLNKTIPPSNDDAAFIDDDMDVSLADFEEETPDVKNVKKEQSEVVKPKNENFLNQLTSLGWETVKEKSVETPIVDVNIDSTNLPTVLDKEYNKVFRFYWLEAYEDQFKQPGVVYLFGKVYIESAKGHVSCCIIVRNVERKIFVLPRSKNRVTGEDVTPEDVYREFDAHVATNYRIMKYKTKVLEKKYVFGERDIPHEAQYLEITYSADHRPLPSDISGDTFKCVFGTNQSPLEALLIDRKMKGPCWLDIHEPQIHTSNVSWCKVEVNVTSTSTIHVIETMDPPPLTILSLAIKTLPNISTHQNEIIGIAGLVHTSFIINKSAPKPSFQSSFFGLSKPSDCIFPYDFRDAVKRRGLNVDILGTERSLLSWFLVKMLKIDPDIVIGHDVMNFDLDVMLHRITACKVAHWSRIGRLRKLNIPKTMGGGKFSDRAVASGRSLCDVKISAKELIRCRSYDLGTLAEQVLHRQRKDLPTEQIKNMFLTSDSLLWLVEHTLLDANLSLDCCYELNALPLALQITNIAGNVLSRTLMGGRSERNEFLLLHAFHERGFIPPDKIKRSKDNLLVRHPGVSKPTSEATSRPRKKAAYEGGLVLEPKRGFYDKFILLLDFNSLYPSIIQEFNICFTTLDLHPPTDADNDFESYIPDVPETGLEPGVLPTEIRKLVQRRRQVKQLMKTVTISKEQYTQYDIRQKALKLTANSMYGCLGFSNSRFYAKPLAALVTRQGREILLHTKELVEKMGLEVIYGDTDSIMINTNSTDLDNAFKLGNQVKSEVNKLYRLLEIDIDGVYKSLLLLKKKKYAALSVQKSIDGSFSTVQELKGLDIVRRDWCDLAKMAGNFAVNRILSDEPREYIVEKIHENLEEIGRKVKENMFELEKFEIRKELTKDPNLYPGKDNLPHVRVALRVNSSMTKRLKSGDIVSYIVCKDGSNAPATQRAYTIDEVKSKDELKVDEEYYLAHQVHPVVTRLCDPIDGTDAAMIAQCLGLDPSGFKRSQIDEEENEDRLMSVQATEEEKFAGCKRFIFVCPQTKKTVTFDQGVFAETEPSWLCSLATPCGTDDMRQVVDFFVSLQNQLTDAIRGDIDEYYLGWLKCDDPACSHRTTTLPVVSERNGAMCNVCFKGVLKPEVTYQSLYHQLCFYKLQFDVEYALKKYKQIGYNSIAAIKVQEYRKYYSALTDVVDFYLNESGYNEVSLPRLFHWMKL; this comes from the exons aaAAACATCGACCTTTCAAACGATGCATTGTTGGGCGACATACTCCAAGAAATCAACACCCAGTCAAGTGATGTGTTGTCTACACCAAGACCACCCGTCGTAttaagaaagaaaaagaaatttaaaccaaCTGCAATTG AAAGTAAATGGTCACCACAAACATCATCTGCACCCACCACAAGTAATCTTATATCTCAACCGTCTTCACTGCCGAAGAAAATGAAGCCACGAAAAATTGTG GCCCCTATACCTGCTCTACATGATTCACCATCTCATAATGAGCCGTGTGTGGAGATCAACACACCACCAGCTAAACGAACAAAACTTGATCTTGACAATGCAGAGTTCTTAAATAAAACGATCCCTCCCTCAAATGATGACGCTGCTTTTATAGATGATGATATGG atgTAAGTCTCGCTGACTTTGAAGAAGAGACACCTGATGTGAAGAATGTGAAGAAGGAACAATCTGAG GTCGTAAAACCAAAGAATGAGAACTTTCTTAACCAACTGACTTCACTTGGATGGGAAACTGTGAAAGAGAAAAGTGTTGAAACTCCAATAGTTGATGTGAACATTGATTCAACTAATCTTCCTACTGTACTCGATAAAGAATACAACAAA GTGTTTCGTTTCTACTGGCTTGAAGCTTATGAAGATCAATTCAAGCAACCTGgagttgtttatttgtttggaAAAGTTTACATCGAGTCGGCGAAAGGTCACGTCAGTTGTTGCATCATTGTCAGAAATGTGGAAAGGAAAATTTTCGTATTACCTCGTAGTAAG aaTCGAGTAACTGGTGAAGACGTCACACCAGAAGATGTTTATCGTGAGTTTGATGCTCACGTTGCAACCAACTACAGAATTATGAAATACAAAACTAAG gtactagaaaagaaatatgtttttggTGAACGTGATATTCCCCACGAAGCCCAATATCTTGAGATCACGTATTCAGCCGACCACCGACCTCTGCCTTCTGATATATCGGGCGATACATTCAAGTGCGTCTTCGGGACCAACCAGTCACCACTAGAGGCGCTGTTGATTGATAGAAAAATGAAAGGACCGTGTTGGTTGGATATCCATGAACCAC aaATCCACACGTCCAACGTAAGTTGGTGTAAGGTGGAAGTCAATGTGACATCTACTTCCACCATACATGTGATAGAAACCATGGATCCTCCCCCACTTACCATTCTCTCACTCGCAATCAAAACACTTCCCAATATTTCCACACACCAGAACGAG ATTATTGGAATAGCAGGTCTTGTCCACACATCATTCATCATCAACAAATCTGCTCCAAAACCTTCTTTTCAAAGCAGTTTCTTTG GTTTATCGAAACCATCAGATTGTATCTTCCCATACGACTTCAGGGATGCTGTAAAAAGAAGAGGACTCAATGTTGATATTCTGGGAACAGAGCGTTCACTTTTATCTTGGTTCCTCGTAAAAATGCTAAAA ATTGACCCTGACATTGTTATTGGCCACGATGTCATGAACTTTGACCTGGATGTTATGCTTCACCGAATCACAGCATGCAAGGTTGCTCACTGGTCAAGAATTGGTCGCTTGAGAAAACTGAATATTCCAAAAACAATG GGTGGAGGAAAGTTCAGCGATAGAGCTGTGGCAAGCGGTCGTTCTCTCTGTGATGTTAAAATATCTGCTAAAGAACTTATTCGGTGCAGAAGTTACGACCTTGGAACGCTTGCTGAGCAAGTTTTACATCGACAACGAAAAGATTTACCAACCGAGCAGATAAAGAATATGTTTCT AACTTCTGATTCACTACTATGGCTTGTGGAACACACCCTGCTTGATGCAAATCTATCATTAGATTGTTGTTATGAGTTGAACGCTCTTCCACTTGCACTACAGATCACTAACATAGCAG GAAATGTTTTGTCACGAACTTTGATGGGTGGAAGATCGGAACGAAATGAATTTCTTCTGTTACACGCCTTCCATGAAAGAGGATTCATTCCTCCagataaaa TTAAAAGAAGTAAAGATAATCTTCTAGTTCGACATCCAGGTGTTTCTAAACCGACTTCAG AAGCAACCAGCAGACCACGTAAGAAAGCAGCTTATGAAGGGGGGTTGGTTCTTGAGCCAAAACGAGGATTCTACGACAAATTCATTCTTCTCCTCGACTTCAACAGTTTGTATCCCTCCATCATCCAGGAGTTCAACATCTGTTTCACCACACTTGATCTTCATCCTCCAACCGATGCAGAT AATGATTTTGAATCTTACATTCCTGATGTTCCTGAGACGGGACTTGAACCCGGTGTCTTGCCAACTGAGATTCGTAAACTTGTTCAACGCAGAAGACAAGTCAAGCAGTTGATGAAAACAGTGACCATATCTAAAGAGCAATATACGCAG TATGACATCCGGCAAAAAGCATTGAAATTAACAGCTAACAGCATGTATGGTTGCCTTGGATTCAGCAACTCGAGATTTTACGCCAAACCATTAGCTGCTCTCGTAACAAGGCAAGGTCGTGAG ATTCTACTGCACACTAAAGAACTTGTGGAAAAAATGGGATTGGAAGTTATTTACGGTGACACAGACTCAATCATGATTAATACAAACAGCACTGACTTGGACAATGCATTTAAACTCGGAAACcag GTGAAATCGGAAGTGAACAAACTATATCGACTTCTTGAGATCGACATCGACGGGGTTTATAAATCACTTTTGTTGTTAAAGAAGAAGAAATATGCCGCACTTAGTGTTCAAaa GTCAATAGATGGGAGTTTCTCCACAGTACAAGAACTGAAGGGATTGGATATTGTTAGAAGAGATTGGTGTGACTTGGCTAAAATGGCTGGAAa TTTTGCCGTGAACCGAATACTTTCTGATGAACCTCGTGAATATATTGTGGAAAAAATTCACGAAAATTTGGAagaaattggaagaaaagtgaaggaaaatatgtttgagttggaaaagtttgaaattcgtaaa GAACTGACTAAAGATCCAAACTTATACCCCGGCAAAGATAATCTTCCGCACGTAAGAGTCGCTCTTCGTGTTAACTCATCCATGACAAAGAGATTGAAATCGGGTGACATTGTTTCTTACATTGTGTGCAAG GATGGGAGTAATGCACCAGCCACACAACGAGCTTATACAATTGATGAAGTTAAAAGTAAAGATGAATTGAAG GTTGATGAAGAATATTATCTTGCGCACCAAGTACATCCCGTGGTTACGAGGTTGTGCGATCCAATAGATGGAACAGATGCCGCCATGATTGCTCAGTGTTTAG GACTTGATCCAAGCGGATTCAAAAGATCACAAATAGATGAAGAGGAGAATGAAGATCGGTTGATGAGCGTGCAAGCTACAGAGGAAGAGAAGTTTGCCGGATGCAAGAGATTCATCTTCGTGTGTCCACAAACAAAGAAGACGGTCACCTTTGATCAGGGAGTCTTCGCTGAAACG gaaCCATCTTGGTTGTGCTCATTAGCGACACCGTGCGGGACCGATGATATGCGTCAAGTTGTCGACTTTTTCGTTTCGTTGCAAAATCAGCTTACCGATGCCATACGTGGAGATATTGACGAATATTATTtg